One part of the Segnochrobactrum spirostomi genome encodes these proteins:
- a CDS encoding autotransporter-associated beta strand repeat-containing protein yields MISGSISLATDSVPAGGPPVVTIAGTNTYTGSTTVNAGLLIVQNSAALGSTAGGTTIASGATLLLDGSGGPLSIGAEALTLSGTGYANFGALRNAGNNSYAGDITLAADSRITVGSGTLTLSGGIGGAGKNLELTGSGGMITGAIGTGTGTVTVAAGANWVLAGANTYTGDTIVATGGALQLGDASTTEGSVAGNIQNDGSVNFYAQADHSYAGVISGTGSVSKGGSGTQTLTGTNTYTGGTTINFGTLAIGDGGATGSVVGDIANNAALVFNRSNDITYSGVLSGGGSVEKQGAGTLILSGTSTLTGTTTVSAGTLSLTGTLPGAIDVKSGATLLGSSTGIAGGVTIESGGTLSSASGTYFQMGGLSFGATSAFAFAAGAPTTVAAVSADGNLVLDGTLQVAGGAGFTTGTYRLIDYTGSLTDNGITATPSAHSLYAIDTSTAGQVNLIAAVGQWWNGSTTTGGSQVVGGDGTWSVQAGTTNWTNEAGSTASAWGQGGIAVFGGTAGTVTIAGGTDPVVVGMDFVTDGYTVTGQSITLAQFTPSLTPAIMVDTGVTATIASVLSTTAGLEKTGAGTLVLTAANNYSGQTTVSAGTLQIGNGGTTGSIGGSIANNAAVVFDRSNDISYYGIISGTGTLEKKGAGTLILAGLNSYSGGTTVSEGTLQIGDGILPLTAFTGNVVNNAALAFNQVLNTTFGGVISGSGSVTKLGANTLTLTGANTYTGGTTISAGTLQIGANGTTGQITGNILNNAALVFDTNLSDSQFYTGVISGSGTLKKELGGDLIFTANQTFTGLTTLTGGQLILGNGGASGMLAGNVLLDGGNLVFNRSDSATYAGNILSGSLGALYFKSGGTTILTGNVQTPGNIVLMGGSTAQIGDGTTHGTLGALQVLLADGTLAFNISDSMTTDIYMTGDGGVRKSGSGTLTLTGNSDYAGGTVVSAGTLQLGDGGTTGSVSGAIANSGTVVFDRSDDVTASGAITGTGALVQAGTGTLTLVGSNSAGAGTTVSGGTLEILSGVTLASDIVVQSGGTLQGETSGTAGAAVNGAVSVQDGGTLRAAPTSTAGVHGLSMTSLTLSNGANVDVILGSNTGIGVFSTGALTLDGVLNVTNAGAMSLGVYRLIDYTTMVANNGLVLGSTPTAFAYEVQQAPGQVNLAVLSGDMLYWNGSTTTPDGTIHGGNGTWTANAGQTNWLTSPLNQSRAWNSQFAVFAGTAGAVTVDNTAGPVSTTGMQFMVDGYSVSGGVVTLAASSGQTQVRVGDGTSAGAGYVATVGSVLDGTTGLEKTDLGTLILTGANTYTGNTTVTQGTLQIGNGGATGSIGGDVAVASGATLAFDRSGTVSFGGVVSGAGGLTQAGPGTLTLTGTNTYTGGTTIAAGTLQIGNGGTTGSITGPVVNNGTLAFDRSDNTSFAEAISGSGSLIKNGSGTLTLAGTNAFTGATTINGGTLSIMGGASLADGARLTVNANGLLNLVDADETVGSLAGGGNVALNTHCLITGGDGTSSTFSGGISGSGCVTKTGDGTMTLTGTSTYSGTTTVSGGTIAIGSADAIGTGPLALVGAGTLEAVDDFTFARGISLTPVDGSGGGTVTVDYTQTLTVSGVVSGNGALTKTGGGTLVLSGTNTFSGATTVDGGQLSLMGGSSLSDTARLTIAGFATVELVDADETVGSLAGAGTVTLDGHCLSTGGDGTSSSFSGSLNGPGCLTKTGDGTLTLSGINTLTGPVTVSGGAVQVSAASALGGGPLALSGGGTLQASGTFTYANAVSLTPVSGTGGGTFNVDDAQTLTLIGAITGLGNLAKTGTGTLVIEGINTASGATNVNAGTLIARGGQALSGESAVTVASGAQLIVGGADATIGSLSGAGAVQLSDASLSLGGDNTTTTYSGTLSGTGGLTKTGTGTLTLAGANSYSGNTEIRGGALNVSGGLTDSDVYVYDQATLSGGGTITKTVHVLSGGTIAGSVGSGLTMGALDMQAGATMSVSLGAPSGSGVFNINGNVNLAGTLAVNPNPGFGYGIYRIANYGGTLNYAGMTVSGLPANLEGGVQTVIPGQINLYVDDANNPTEFWNGSNTSPTQVVLGGTGTWTAGAQTNWVNESGTVSKTWNSGFAVFQGSAGTVTVDDTDAQVSAVGMQFVTSGYVVTGDSINLTGAALIRVGDGTPEGATTLGTIASVLTGTAGLEKSDYGTLVLTGANTYTGGTTISAGTLQIGNGGTTGSILGDVTDNGALAFNQSGDVTFAGSISGSGTLSQIGSGTLTLTGASTFSGGTTVSAGTLAVGDNSALGTGTLAMAEGTTLAFAADGLTLANAVTLTGDPTISVASGQTGTLAGVLSDGAQPGDIVKTGGGTLVLAADNTYSGGTTVSTGTLQIGSGGTSGSILGDVTDNGTLAFNRSDDITFAGMISGSGALVQAGPGTLTLTGANTYSGGTTVSAGTLTGNTTSLQGNIVDNAAVVFNQTTTGTYAGAISGTGSMTKTGTGTLILIGENTFTGGTTISEGTLQIGNGGTTGALVGAIVNNAALVFNRSDTYNFPGTITGPGSVTIVGGTVNFTSAGGYAGPISVADATFELAPGAVSASSYTIGAGGVIGGTGTIGGLTVLSGGTASPGYSPGTLTVNGNVSFGAGSVYQVDITPQGAHDLIIASGTATISGGTVQVVATQGTYAPGTKYTILTAQGGISGQFSGLTVNYAYLDPTLSYDPNNVYLTLARNAAAFADAAYTTNQKATAAAVEPLGAGNAVYSAVLQLSGAQASAAFDALSGEAYASASSVMQQQSSYLREAVGTRVRQGLIGQSGFGQETAKLAPGYDATVWTQAYGAWGQTAGNGNAASVDRTIGGFFTGIDAAVSEAARVGVVGGYSRSTFNVDARSSSGDIDNYDLGLYGGAKFGSLSLTAAASYTWHDLSVDRTIAFSGFSGLASSNYQAGTTQVFGEAAWRVDLSKSVDAKTFGAASLEPFANLAYVNLSSQNFTETGTPAALTGSAETENTLYSTLGVRAATVFQMANGAALTPHASLGWQHAFGDVNSSASLAFASGGSAFSVAGVPIARDAALVGAGVDYAFSKSVSASVTYSGQFGSGTEDNAFKGTINIKF; encoded by the coding sequence GTGATATCGGGATCGATTAGCCTGGCGACCGATAGCGTTCCCGCCGGTGGGCCTCCGGTCGTCACGATTGCCGGCACGAACACCTACACGGGTTCCACCACGGTCAATGCGGGCCTGCTCATCGTCCAGAATTCCGCGGCGCTCGGATCCACTGCGGGGGGTACGACCATCGCCTCTGGGGCGACGCTGCTGCTGGATGGTAGTGGTGGACCGTTGTCCATCGGCGCTGAAGCGCTGACGCTGTCCGGGACTGGATATGCAAATTTCGGTGCGCTGAGAAATGCCGGCAACAACAGCTACGCCGGCGACATCACGCTCGCGGCGGACAGTCGGATCACGGTCGGCAGCGGCACGCTGACGCTTTCGGGTGGCATCGGCGGGGCCGGCAAGAATCTGGAGCTCACAGGGTCGGGCGGCATGATCACGGGCGCCATCGGTACGGGCACCGGGACGGTGACGGTCGCTGCGGGCGCCAACTGGGTGCTGGCCGGGGCGAACACCTACACGGGCGATACCATTGTCGCGACCGGCGGTGCCCTGCAACTCGGCGACGCCTCGACGACGGAAGGATCGGTCGCCGGCAACATCCAGAACGACGGTTCGGTCAACTTCTATGCCCAGGCCGACCACTCCTATGCCGGCGTGATCTCCGGCACCGGCTCGGTCTCGAAGGGCGGCAGCGGCACGCAGACCCTGACGGGAACCAACACCTATACCGGCGGGACGACGATCAATTTCGGCACGCTTGCGATCGGTGACGGGGGGGCGACGGGTTCGGTCGTCGGTGACATCGCGAACAACGCCGCCCTGGTGTTCAACCGCTCGAACGACATCACCTATTCGGGCGTGCTGTCGGGCGGCGGCTCGGTCGAGAAGCAGGGCGCAGGGACCCTGATTCTGTCGGGGACGAGCACGCTGACCGGCACGACCACGGTGTCCGCCGGCACGCTGAGCCTGACGGGCACGCTGCCCGGGGCGATCGATGTGAAGTCGGGCGCGACCCTGCTCGGATCGTCAACGGGCATCGCCGGCGGGGTGACCATCGAGAGCGGCGGCACGCTTTCGTCGGCGAGCGGCACGTACTTCCAGATGGGCGGCCTCAGCTTCGGGGCGACCTCGGCCTTCGCCTTTGCGGCGGGGGCTCCGACGACGGTGGCCGCGGTTTCGGCCGACGGCAATCTCGTTCTCGACGGCACGCTTCAGGTTGCCGGCGGCGCGGGCTTCACCACAGGCACATACCGTCTGATCGATTACACCGGGTCGTTGACCGACAACGGCATCACGGCGACGCCTTCGGCTCACTCGCTCTATGCGATCGACACCTCCACGGCCGGTCAGGTGAATCTCATCGCGGCGGTCGGCCAGTGGTGGAACGGCTCGACGACGACGGGCGGCTCGCAAGTCGTCGGTGGCGACGGGACGTGGAGCGTTCAGGCGGGCACCACGAACTGGACGAACGAGGCCGGCAGCACGGCCTCTGCATGGGGCCAGGGTGGCATCGCCGTGTTCGGAGGCACGGCGGGCACGGTGACGATCGCGGGCGGAACCGATCCGGTTGTCGTCGGGATGGACTTCGTAACCGACGGCTACACGGTGACGGGCCAGAGCATCACGCTCGCCCAGTTCACCCCCAGTCTGACGCCGGCGATCATGGTCGACACGGGTGTGACGGCGACGATCGCGTCTGTGCTCTCCACGACGGCCGGGCTGGAGAAGACCGGGGCCGGTACGCTCGTCTTGACGGCCGCCAATAATTACTCGGGCCAGACGACGGTCTCTGCTGGCACGCTGCAGATCGGGAACGGCGGCACCACGGGATCGATCGGCGGCAGTATAGCCAACAATGCCGCGGTCGTGTTCGATCGTTCGAATGACATCAGCTATTACGGGATTATCTCCGGAACTGGAACGCTGGAGAAGAAGGGCGCGGGCACGCTCATACTCGCGGGCTTGAACAGCTATAGTGGCGGTACGACCGTCAGTGAGGGTACGCTGCAGATCGGCGATGGCATCCTTCCGTTGACGGCATTCACCGGGAATGTCGTCAACAACGCCGCGCTCGCCTTCAATCAGGTTCTGAATACGACATTCGGCGGCGTCATTTCCGGCTCTGGCAGCGTGACCAAGCTGGGCGCGAATACGCTGACGCTGACCGGCGCCAATACCTATACCGGCGGAACGACGATTTCGGCGGGTACGCTGCAGATCGGCGCGAACGGAACCACGGGCCAGATCACCGGCAACATTTTGAATAATGCCGCCCTGGTCTTCGATACGAACTTGAGCGACAGCCAATTCTACACGGGCGTGATTTCAGGCTCGGGTACGCTCAAGAAAGAGCTGGGCGGCGATCTCATTTTTACCGCGAACCAGACGTTCACGGGGCTCACGACGCTGACCGGCGGGCAATTGATCCTCGGCAACGGCGGCGCATCGGGCATGCTCGCGGGGAATGTGCTCCTCGACGGCGGTAACCTCGTGTTCAACCGCTCCGATAGTGCGACCTATGCGGGGAATATCCTCAGCGGCAGTCTCGGCGCTCTCTATTTCAAGAGCGGGGGAACGACCATTCTCACCGGCAACGTCCAGACGCCGGGAAACATCGTGCTCATGGGAGGGTCGACGGCCCAGATCGGCGATGGGACGACCCACGGCACCCTGGGTGCTCTCCAGGTCCTGCTGGCCGACGGCACGTTGGCGTTCAACATTTCCGACAGCATGACGACCGACATCTACATGACCGGAGATGGCGGGGTCAGAAAGTCGGGGAGTGGAACCCTGACGCTGACGGGCAACAGTGATTATGCCGGCGGCACCGTCGTCTCGGCGGGCACCCTGCAGCTCGGCGATGGCGGGACCACGGGTTCGGTGTCCGGTGCGATCGCCAACAGCGGGACGGTTGTGTTCGACCGGTCCGACGATGTGACGGCCTCGGGGGCGATCACCGGCACGGGCGCGCTGGTTCAGGCGGGCACGGGGACGCTGACGCTGGTCGGCTCGAACAGCGCGGGCGCGGGGACCACGGTCTCCGGCGGCACGCTCGAGATCCTGAGCGGGGTGACGCTCGCGAGCGACATCGTGGTGCAGTCCGGCGGCACGCTGCAGGGTGAGACGAGCGGGACGGCGGGCGCGGCGGTCAACGGCGCGGTGAGCGTGCAGGACGGCGGTACGCTGCGTGCGGCGCCGACGAGCACCGCGGGGGTGCATGGGTTGTCGATGACGTCGCTGACGCTGTCGAACGGCGCCAACGTCGACGTGATCCTCGGCTCGAACACCGGGATCGGGGTGTTCTCGACCGGAGCGCTGACGCTCGACGGCGTCCTCAACGTGACGAATGCGGGCGCCATGTCGCTCGGCGTCTACCGGCTTATCGACTACACGACGATGGTGGCGAACAACGGACTCGTTCTGGGCAGCACGCCGACCGCGTTCGCCTATGAGGTCCAGCAGGCGCCGGGGCAGGTGAATCTCGCCGTGCTGAGCGGCGACATGCTCTACTGGAACGGCTCGACGACGACGCCGGATGGGACCATCCACGGCGGCAATGGGACCTGGACCGCGAACGCCGGCCAGACCAACTGGCTGACGAGCCCCCTCAACCAGTCGCGGGCCTGGAACAGCCAGTTCGCGGTGTTTGCCGGCACGGCGGGCGCGGTGACGGTGGACAACACCGCCGGGCCGGTTTCGACGACCGGCATGCAGTTCATGGTGGACGGCTATTCGGTGTCGGGCGGCGTCGTCACGCTCGCGGCGTCGAGCGGCCAGACCCAGGTGCGCGTCGGTGACGGGACGAGCGCGGGAGCCGGCTATGTGGCGACCGTCGGCTCCGTTCTGGACGGCACGACGGGGCTCGAGAAGACCGACCTCGGCACTCTGATCCTGACCGGCGCCAACACCTACACCGGCAACACGACGGTGACGCAGGGCACGCTCCAGATCGGCAATGGCGGCGCCACCGGTTCGATCGGCGGCGACGTTGCCGTGGCATCGGGGGCGACGCTCGCCTTCGACCGCAGCGGCACGGTTTCGTTCGGGGGCGTGGTCTCCGGCGCGGGCGGGCTGACGCAGGCGGGTCCGGGCACGCTGACGCTGACGGGCACCAACACCTATACCGGCGGCACGACCATTGCGGCCGGAACGCTTCAAATCGGCAATGGCGGCACGACGGGTTCGATCACCGGTCCGGTCGTGAACAACGGGACGCTCGCCTTCGACCGTTCCGACAACACGAGCTTCGCCGAGGCAATCTCGGGCTCCGGCAGCCTGATCAAGAACGGCTCCGGCACGCTGACGCTGGCGGGGACCAACGCGTTCACCGGCGCGACGACCATCAACGGCGGCACGTTGTCGATCATGGGCGGCGCCTCGCTCGCCGACGGCGCGCGCCTGACGGTGAACGCGAATGGGCTGCTCAACCTCGTCGATGCCGACGAGACGGTGGGCTCGCTGGCGGGGGGCGGCAACGTCGCCCTCAACACGCACTGCCTGATCACCGGCGGCGACGGGACGAGCTCGACCTTCTCCGGCGGGATCTCGGGATCGGGCTGCGTCACCAAGACCGGCGACGGGACGATGACGCTGACCGGCACCAGCACCTATTCCGGCACCACGACGGTGTCCGGAGGCACGATCGCGATCGGGTCGGCGGACGCCATCGGGACCGGACCGCTCGCGCTGGTGGGAGCCGGCACGCTCGAGGCGGTCGACGACTTCACCTTCGCGCGGGGCATCTCGCTGACGCCGGTCGACGGCAGCGGTGGCGGCACCGTGACCGTTGATTACACACAGACGCTGACGGTGTCCGGGGTTGTTTCGGGGAACGGTGCGCTGACGAAGACGGGAGGCGGCACGCTGGTCCTGTCGGGCACCAACACCTTCTCGGGCGCGACCACCGTGGACGGTGGCCAGCTCTCGCTCATGGGCGGCTCGTCGCTGTCGGACACGGCGCGCCTGACGATCGCCGGGTTCGCCACGGTCGAACTCGTCGACGCCGACGAGACGGTGGGCTCTCTCGCGGGAGCGGGCACCGTGACCCTCGACGGCCACTGCCTGTCGACCGGTGGCGACGGGACCAGCTCGAGCTTCTCGGGCTCTCTGAACGGGCCGGGCTGCCTGACGAAGACCGGCGACGGCACCCTGACGCTGTCGGGGATCAACACGCTGACCGGCCCGGTGACGGTGTCGGGTGGCGCGGTGCAGGTCTCGGCCGCCAGTGCTCTCGGCGGCGGACCGCTCGCCCTCTCGGGCGGCGGCACGCTCCAGGCGAGCGGCACCTTCACCTATGCGAACGCGGTGTCGCTCACCCCGGTGTCGGGAACCGGCGGCGGCACGTTCAACGTGGATGACGCTCAGACCTTGACCCTGATTGGTGCCATCACGGGTCTCGGCAATCTCGCCAAGACCGGCACCGGTACGCTCGTTATCGAGGGCATCAACACGGCGAGCGGCGCGACGAACGTGAACGCCGGGACGCTGATCGCGCGCGGCGGCCAGGCACTCAGCGGTGAGAGCGCCGTCACGGTCGCGAGCGGGGCGCAGCTCATCGTCGGCGGGGCCGACGCCACGATCGGCTCCCTGTCGGGGGCTGGTGCCGTGCAGTTGTCCGACGCCAGCCTCAGCCTCGGCGGCGACAACACGACCACGACCTATTCCGGCACTCTGTCCGGCACGGGTGGGCTGACGAAGACCGGCACGGGCACGCTGACCCTCGCGGGGGCGAACTCCTATTCGGGCAACACCGAGATCAGGGGCGGCGCGCTCAACGTTTCAGGCGGCCTCACGGACAGCGACGTCTACGTCTACGACCAGGCGACGCTGTCGGGCGGCGGCACGATCACCAAGACGGTACACGTGCTGTCGGGCGGCACGATCGCCGGCAGCGTCGGGAGCGGCCTCACGATGGGCGCCCTCGACATGCAGGCGGGGGCGACCATGAGCGTCAGCCTCGGCGCGCCGAGCGGCTCGGGCGTCTTCAACATCAACGGCAACGTCAACCTGGCCGGCACCCTCGCGGTCAATCCGAACCCCGGCTTCGGCTACGGCATCTACCGCATCGCGAACTATGGCGGCACGCTCAATTATGCCGGCATGACGGTGTCGGGGCTCCCTGCCAATCTCGAAGGCGGCGTGCAGACGGTGATCCCCGGTCAGATCAACCTCTACGTCGATGACGCGAACAACCCGACCGAGTTCTGGAACGGGTCGAACACCTCGCCGACCCAGGTCGTGCTCGGCGGCACCGGGACCTGGACCGCTGGAGCTCAGACCAACTGGGTGAACGAGAGTGGTACGGTTTCCAAGACGTGGAACAGCGGCTTTGCCGTGTTCCAAGGCAGCGCCGGCACGGTGACCGTGGACGACACGGACGCCCAGGTCTCCGCGGTCGGCATGCAGTTCGTGACGAGCGGCTACGTCGTCACCGGCGACTCCATCAATCTGACGGGTGCGGCCTTGATCCGCGTCGGCGACGGCACGCCCGAGGGAGCCACAACTCTCGGCACCATCGCTTCGGTTCTCACCGGCACGGCTGGTCTCGAGAAGAGCGACTACGGCACGCTCGTTCTGACCGGCGCGAACACCTATACCGGTGGAACCACCATCTCCGCCGGCACGCTCCAGATCGGCAACGGCGGGACCACGGGCTCCATCCTCGGTGATGTGACCGACAACGGTGCGCTGGCGTTCAACCAGTCCGGCGATGTGACCTTCGCCGGCTCGATCTCGGGCTCCGGCACGCTCTCCCAGATCGGATCCGGGACCCTGACGCTGACCGGGGCGAGCACTTTTAGTGGTGGCACCACAGTGTCGGCGGGCACGCTCGCGGTCGGCGACAACAGCGCGCTCGGCACGGGCACGTTGGCGATGGCCGAGGGCACGACACTCGCCTTCGCCGCGGATGGGCTGACGCTTGCGAACGCCGTCACCCTGACGGGTGACCCGACGATCTCGGTCGCCTCCGGCCAGACCGGCACCCTCGCGGGAGTCCTGTCGGATGGCGCCCAGCCGGGTGACATCGTCAAGACGGGCGGAGGTACGCTCGTCCTGGCGGCCGACAACACCTACTCGGGCGGAACGACGGTCTCGACCGGTACGCTGCAGATCGGCAGCGGCGGCACGTCCGGCTCGATCCTCGGTGACGTCACCGACAACGGCACGCTCGCCTTCAACCGCTCGGACGATATCACCTTCGCGGGTATGATCTCCGGCTCGGGCGCTCTCGTTCAGGCGGGCCCGGGGACGCTGACGCTGACCGGCGCGAACACCTATTCCGGTGGCACCACCGTGTCCGCCGGCACCCTGACCGGCAACACCACCAGCCTGCAGGGCAACATCGTCGACAATGCCGCGGTCGTCTTCAATCAGACGACCACCGGCACCTACGCCGGGGCCATCTCCGGCACAGGGTCGATGACCAAGACCGGAACGGGCACGCTCATCCTGATCGGGGAGAACACCTTCACCGGTGGCACCACGATCTCTGAAGGCACGCTTCAGATCGGCAACGGAGGCACCACGGGCGCGCTCGTCGGCGCCATCGTCAACAACGCGGCGCTCGTCTTCAACCGCTCCGACACCTACAATTTCCCGGGCACCATCACCGGCCCGGGATCGGTGACGATCGTCGGCGGCACGGTGAACTTCACCAGTGCAGGCGGCTACGCGGGTCCCATCTCGGTCGCCGATGCGACGTTCGAGCTGGCGCCCGGGGCGGTCTCCGCCTCGAGCTACACGATCGGGGCGGGTGGCGTGATCGGCGGCACCGGCACCATCGGCGGGCTGACCGTGCTTAGCGGCGGCACGGCGTCTCCGGGCTATTCGCCGGGCACCCTGACGGTCAACGGCAATGTCAGCTTCGGGGCGGGTTCGGTCTATCAGGTCGACATCACCCCGCAGGGCGCCCACGACCTGATCATCGCCTCCGGCACCGCCACGATCTCGGGCGGCACGGTGCAGGTCGTTGCGACCCAGGGCACCTACGCCCCGGGCACGAAGTACACGATCCTCACCGCCCAGGGCGGGATCAGCGGTCAGTTCTCCGGGCTCACCGTGAACTACGCCTACCTCGATCCGACGCTGAGCTACGATCCCAACAACGTCTACCTGACGCTTGCCCGCAACGCGGCGGCGTTTGCCGACGCCGCCTACACGACGAACCAGAAGGCGACGGCAGCGGCGGTCGAGCCTCTTGGCGCGGGCAACGCCGTCTATAGCGCGGTGCTGCAGCTCTCCGGGGCGCAGGCATCCGCGGCGTTCGACGCCCTGTCGGGCGAGGCCTACGCCTCGGCCTCTTCGGTCATGCAGCAGCAATCGAGTTATCTGCGCGAGGCGGTCGGCACCCGCGTGCGCCAGGGGCTCATCGGGCAGTCGGGCTTTGGCCAGGAGACGGCGAAGCTCGCACCGGGTTACGACGCGACGGTGTGGACGCAGGCCTATGGTGCCTGGGGCCAGACCGCCGGCAACGGCAACGCGGCGAGCGTCGACCGCACCATCGGCGGCTTCTTCACCGGCATCGACGCGGCGGTGTCGGAGGCGGCGCGGGTCGGCGTCGTCGGCGGCTATAGCCGCTCGACCTTCAACGTCGATGCCCGCTCGTCCTCGGGCGACATCGACAATTACGATCTCGGTCTCTACGGCGGCGCCAAGTTCGGTTCGCTGTCGCTCACGGCGGCGGCGTCCTATACGTGGCACGACCTGTCGGTCGACCGCACCATCGCCTTCTCGGGCTTCTCGGGGCTCGCCTCGTCGAACTACCAGGCGGGCACCACGCAGGTGTTCGGCGAGGCGGCGTGGCGGGTCGACCTGAGCAAGAGCGTCGATGCGAAGACGTTCGGGGCGGCCTCACTCGAGCCGTTCGCGAACCTCGCCTACGTGAACCTGTCGTCGCAGAACTTCACGGAGACGGGGACGCCGGCGGCGTTGACGGGGTCGGCGGAGACCGAGAACACGCTCTACTCGACGCTGGGCGTGCGGGCGGCGACGGTGTTCCAGATGGCGAACGGGGCGGCGTTGACGCCGCATGCGAGCCTCGGCTGGCAGCATGCCTTCGGCGACGTGAACTCGTCGGCCTCGCTCGCCTTCGCGAGCGGCGGCTCGGCGTTCTCGGTCGCGGGCGTTCCGATCGCCCGCGACGCGGCGCTCGTCGGGGCGGGGGTCGACTACGCCTTCTCGAAGTCGGTGTCGGCGTCGGTGACCTACAGCGGCCAGTTCGGCTCGGGCACCGAGGACAACGCCTTCAAGGGCACCATCAACATCAAGTTCTGA